A genome region from Mycobacterium florentinum includes the following:
- a CDS encoding YqjF family protein, protein MTAPGQPDGALAGYPVTPPPLPGPVTFDQQWSDLTFVHWPVQPDSVAHLYPPGTRPDVFADGLTYVALVPFMMTSTKVGTALPLPYFGRFAETNVRLYSIDDAGRHGVLFRSLETARLAVVPVTRIGLGVPYAWAKMRLTRDGDHITYGSVRRWPRRGLCSRLTVAIGDAVEPTALEVWLTARWGAHTRRAGRTWWVPNEHGPWPLRAAHVVELSDELIDASGVRPAGDRLRGLYSPGVRTRFGRPCLVR, encoded by the coding sequence ATGACCGCACCCGGCCAACCCGATGGGGCGCTCGCCGGCTACCCCGTCACCCCGCCGCCCCTGCCCGGCCCGGTCACCTTCGACCAGCAGTGGAGCGACCTGACGTTCGTGCACTGGCCGGTCCAACCCGACAGCGTCGCGCACCTGTACCCACCGGGGACGCGGCCCGACGTCTTCGCCGACGGGCTGACCTACGTGGCGTTGGTCCCGTTCATGATGACGAGCACCAAAGTCGGTACCGCGCTTCCGCTTCCGTACTTCGGCAGGTTCGCCGAGACCAACGTCCGGCTGTATTCGATCGACGACGCCGGCCGGCACGGCGTCCTGTTCCGGTCGCTGGAAACCGCTCGCCTGGCCGTCGTACCCGTCACCCGGATCGGCCTCGGCGTCCCCTACGCCTGGGCGAAGATGCGGCTGACGCGCGACGGCGACCACATCACGTATGGCAGCGTGCGCCGGTGGCCGCGCCGCGGCCTGTGCAGCCGGCTGACCGTCGCCATCGGGGACGCGGTGGAGCCGACAGCGCTGGAGGTCTGGCTCACCGCTCGCTGGGGCGCCCATACGCGCCGGGCCGGCCGGACGTGGTGGGTGCCCAACGAGCACGGCCCGTGGCCGTTGCGCGCTGCGCACGTCGTCGAACTCAGCGACGAGTTGATCGACGCCAGCGGGGTGCGCCCGGCCGGCGATCGATTGCGCGGCCTGTATTCACCGGGCGTGCGAACCCGCTTCGGCCGCCCCTGCCTGGTTCGGTAA
- a CDS encoding fatty acyl-AMP ligase → MDDGSRQATVAPKGLLRIEDCLDADGNVALPPGTTLISLIERNIRNVGDSIAYRYLDYARSEGHALEVTWAQLGVRLQAIAARVQQFAGDGDRVAVLAPQGIDYVAGFYAAIKAGTIAVPLFAPELPGHAERLETALRDSEPAVVLTTGSAKDAVEDFLNQCTQLSKPQIVVIDQIPDSAGASFVPVQVDVDRVSHLQYTSGSTRPPVGVEITHRAVGTNLTQMILSIDLLNRNTHGVSWLPLYHDMGLSMIGFPAVYGGHSTLMSPTAFVRRPQRWIQALSAGSKEGNVVTAAPNFAYEWAAQRGLPAAGDDIDLSNVVLIIGSEPVSIEAIATFNKAFAPYRLPRTAFKPSYGIAEATLLISTIEPSAEAKVVYLDREQLGAGRAVRVGADAPNAVAHVSCGRPACSLRAVIVDPDSAAELPDGTVGEVWLQGDNVGRGYWRRPEETERAFHARLRSRLAQGSRAEGSAVESSWLRTGDLAVYLDGELYIAGRIADLVAVDGRNHYPQDIEATAAEASPMVRRGYVTAFSVPAGEEPAGAVVIIAERAAGTGRDDPRPAIEAIKAAVSHRHGLTVADVRLLPAGAIPRTTSGKLARLACRAQYLGGALGSR, encoded by the coding sequence ATGGATGACGGTTCCCGACAGGCCACCGTGGCTCCAAAAGGCCTGCTACGAATAGAGGATTGCCTGGATGCCGACGGCAACGTCGCGCTGCCGCCGGGCACCACACTGATTTCTCTGATCGAGCGCAACATCAGAAATGTGGGCGATTCGATCGCGTACCGCTATCTGGACTACGCCCGCTCCGAGGGGCACGCCCTCGAAGTGACCTGGGCCCAGCTTGGTGTGCGATTGCAAGCCATAGCGGCGCGCGTTCAGCAGTTCGCGGGCGACGGTGACCGGGTGGCGGTTCTCGCTCCGCAAGGCATCGATTACGTCGCCGGCTTCTACGCCGCGATCAAGGCGGGAACCATCGCGGTGCCGTTGTTCGCACCCGAACTGCCCGGCCATGCCGAACGACTGGAGACGGCGCTGCGCGATTCGGAGCCGGCCGTGGTGCTGACGACCGGGTCGGCCAAGGACGCGGTCGAAGATTTCCTCAACCAGTGCACGCAGCTGAGCAAACCGCAGATCGTCGTCATCGATCAGATCCCCGATTCGGCGGGGGCGTCGTTCGTCCCCGTGCAGGTGGATGTCGACCGGGTTTCCCACTTGCAGTACACCTCCGGTTCGACCCGGCCGCCGGTCGGCGTGGAGATCACGCACCGCGCGGTGGGCACCAACCTCACGCAGATGATTCTGTCGATCGATCTGCTGAACCGGAACACGCACGGCGTGAGTTGGCTGCCGCTCTACCACGACATGGGGCTGTCGATGATCGGCTTTCCCGCGGTGTACGGCGGCCATTCCACCCTGATGTCGCCGACCGCGTTCGTGCGCCGGCCGCAGCGGTGGATTCAGGCGCTGTCCGCGGGGTCGAAGGAGGGCAACGTCGTCACGGCCGCGCCCAACTTCGCCTACGAGTGGGCGGCGCAGCGCGGCCTGCCCGCCGCGGGCGACGACATCGACCTGAGCAACGTCGTGCTGATCATCGGTTCCGAGCCGGTCAGCATCGAGGCGATCGCGACATTCAACAAGGCGTTCGCGCCATACCGGTTGCCGCGCACGGCATTCAAGCCCTCGTACGGCATCGCCGAGGCGACGCTGTTGATCTCCACGATCGAACCGAGCGCCGAGGCGAAGGTGGTTTACCTCGATCGCGAACAGCTGGGCGCCGGGCGTGCGGTACGCGTCGGCGCGGATGCGCCCAATGCCGTCGCGCACGTATCGTGCGGCCGGCCCGCCTGCAGCCTGCGGGCCGTGATCGTCGACCCCGACAGCGCCGCGGAGCTGCCCGACGGCACGGTCGGCGAGGTCTGGTTACAGGGCGACAACGTCGGTCGGGGCTATTGGAGACGCCCCGAGGAGACCGAGCGGGCATTCCACGCCCGCCTGCGCTCGCGGCTGGCCCAGGGCAGCCGGGCCGAGGGTTCGGCGGTCGAAAGCTCGTGGCTGCGGACCGGCGACTTGGCCGTGTATCTGGACGGCGAGCTCTACATCGCCGGCCGCATCGCGGATCTGGTCGCCGTCGACGGCCGCAACCACTACCCGCAAGACATCGAGGCCACCGCCGCCGAGGCGTCGCCGATGGTGCGACGCGGTTACGTGACGGCGTTCTCGGTGCCGGCCGGCGAGGAGCCCGCCGGTGCCGTGGTGATCATTGCCGAGCGCGCCGCCGGTACCGGTCGCGACGATCCGCGGCCCGCGATCGAGGCGATCAAGGCCGCGGTATCGCACCGACATGGCCTGACGGTCGCCGATGTGCGCTTGCTGCCGGCCGGCGCGATTCCGCGCACCACCAGCGGGAAGCTGGCCCGCCTGGCCTGCCGCGCGCAATACCTCGGCGGCGCACTCGGTTCGCGTTAA
- a CDS encoding FAD-dependent monooxygenase, producing the protein MIDVVIAGGGPNGLMLAGELGLNGIRPVVLDPMPGPNPMRRANGVIGQGVRILDHRGLYGTLAGATEPPRLNPRPMFAAFPLDLTSIDSQVFLLPVQQPKLVQVLADRAGEHDVDIRWGHALTGFDQDDSGVTVEVTGPDGSYALRAKYLIGADGGTSMTRKLAGIEFPGMSSYDVVARMGFDIVPPDEWIDPVSGVLDVPGYGRIPPLGFHRVERGVLALGALGRRAAVICFELDPTARAEPAEDNFDGQPMSLEELEASVKRVLGADLPLRPVSPGADLDLRRFAGINSRIASRYQAGRVILVGDAAHVHSPMGGPGLNLGLQDAVNLGWKLAAVVRGRVEPALLATYEAERRPAAERVIMHSRAQLALVRPGPEVSALRQLFSELLTDSEIARRLGDLISGAENRYGTDPDAHPLTGHWVPDFGVTDGDVTRRVAELARTGQPMLIDLTDSGCVAAAVADAADELTVAVGRPDRELLATALLVRPDGYVAWASSAASPDVVELRRALARWFGLGATTWR; encoded by the coding sequence GTGATTGATGTCGTCATCGCCGGTGGCGGTCCCAACGGGCTGATGCTGGCCGGCGAACTGGGATTGAACGGGATCCGGCCCGTGGTGCTGGACCCGATGCCCGGCCCGAATCCCATGCGGCGAGCGAACGGCGTTATCGGCCAAGGGGTTCGGATTCTGGACCATCGCGGTCTCTACGGCACGCTTGCCGGAGCCACGGAGCCGCCCCGGCTCAACCCCCGACCGATGTTCGCGGCCTTCCCGTTGGATCTCACGTCGATCGACTCGCAGGTCTTCCTGCTGCCCGTCCAGCAGCCCAAGCTGGTGCAGGTGCTGGCCGATCGGGCCGGCGAACACGACGTCGACATCCGATGGGGCCACGCGCTGACCGGTTTCGACCAGGACGACTCCGGCGTCACGGTCGAGGTCACGGGGCCGGACGGCAGCTATGCCCTGCGGGCCAAGTACCTGATCGGCGCCGACGGCGGCACCAGCATGACACGCAAGCTGGCCGGCATCGAGTTCCCCGGGATGTCGTCGTATGACGTGGTCGCGCGGATGGGATTCGACATCGTGCCGCCGGACGAATGGATCGATCCGGTCAGCGGCGTATTGGACGTGCCCGGCTACGGACGGATCCCGCCGCTGGGGTTCCATCGGGTCGAGCGTGGCGTCTTGGCCCTCGGTGCGCTCGGGCGGCGCGCGGCCGTGATCTGTTTCGAATTGGACCCAACCGCTCGCGCGGAGCCCGCAGAGGACAATTTCGACGGGCAGCCGATGAGCCTGGAAGAACTGGAGGCCAGCGTCAAACGGGTGCTGGGTGCGGACCTGCCGCTGCGGCCGGTGTCGCCCGGGGCGGACCTCGACCTGCGGCGCTTCGCCGGCATCAATTCCCGGATCGCGTCGCGGTATCAAGCGGGACGGGTGATTCTGGTCGGCGACGCCGCGCATGTCCACTCCCCGATGGGCGGGCCGGGACTCAATCTGGGCCTGCAGGATGCGGTGAACCTCGGCTGGAAGCTCGCCGCGGTTGTGCGCGGCCGCGTCGAGCCCGCGTTGCTCGCCACCTACGAAGCCGAGCGCCGGCCCGCGGCCGAGCGGGTCATCATGCACAGCCGGGCACAGCTGGCACTGGTGCGGCCCGGGCCCGAGGTCAGCGCGTTGCGGCAGCTGTTCTCCGAGCTGCTGACCGATTCCGAAATCGCCCGTCGTCTCGGTGATCTGATATCCGGGGCCGAAAACCGCTATGGCACAGACCCCGACGCGCATCCGCTGACCGGGCACTGGGTGCCCGACTTCGGCGTGACGGACGGCGACGTGACCAGACGCGTCGCGGAGCTGGCCCGCACCGGACAACCGATGCTGATCGATCTCACCGACTCCGGCTGCGTGGCTGCCGCGGTGGCCGATGCCGCCGACGAACTCACCGTCGCCGTCGGACGTCCCGATCGCGAGCTGCTGGCCACCGCGCTGCTGGTACGTCCCGACGGCTACGTGGCGTGGGCATCCTCGGCGGCGTCACCCGACGTCGTCGAACTTCGCCGGGCGCTCGCGCGCTGGTTCGGACTGGGCGCGACTACTTGGCGTTGA
- a CDS encoding SRPBCC family protein produces MSGRKFSFEINRTSSAPAATVFGLLADGANWASWAKPMVLHSSWARQGDPAPGGVGAIRQIGVPPLLAREEIVEYEQDRRQVYKLVGPSPAKDYLGEVVLTPNAAGGTDIRWSGSFVERIRGTGPATRAALGGAVKLLADRLVKAAER; encoded by the coding sequence ATGTCAGGTCGCAAGTTTTCGTTCGAGATCAACCGGACCAGTAGCGCGCCCGCCGCAACGGTGTTCGGGCTGCTGGCCGACGGTGCCAACTGGGCGAGCTGGGCCAAGCCGATGGTCCTGCACTCGAGCTGGGCACGCCAAGGCGATCCGGCACCGGGCGGCGTCGGTGCGATTCGCCAGATCGGTGTGCCGCCTCTGCTGGCCCGGGAGGAGATCGTCGAGTACGAGCAGGATCGCCGGCAGGTCTACAAGTTGGTGGGGCCGTCACCGGCCAAGGATTACCTCGGCGAGGTGGTCTTGACGCCGAACGCGGCCGGTGGCACCGACATTCGGTGGTCGGGCTCGTTCGTCGAGAGAATTCGTGGAACCGGGCCGGCGACGCGCGCGGCGCTGGGCGGTGCGGTCAAGCTTCTCGCGGATCGACTCGTGAAGGCGGCCGAGCGCTAG
- a CDS encoding SDR family oxidoreductase gives MSVLDLFDLRGRTALVTGASAGIGKKVAEAYLQAGAQVAIAARHTEVLEKVGAELAAAGGTVLPITCDVTQPDQVNRMVERVTTELGGIDIAVCNAGIITLKAMLDMSPEEFQAIQDTNVNGVFLTAQAAARAMVGQGRGGAIITTASMSGHIINVPQQAGHYCTSKAAVIHLTKAMAVELAPHNIRVNSVSPGYILTELVEPMVEYHRLWEPKIPLGRIGRPEELVGLYVYLASDASSYMTGSDVVIDGGYTIP, from the coding sequence ATGAGCGTCTTGGACTTGTTTGATCTGCGCGGCAGGACGGCTTTGGTGACCGGGGCGTCTGCCGGTATCGGCAAGAAGGTCGCGGAGGCATACCTGCAAGCGGGTGCCCAAGTGGCCATCGCGGCGCGGCATACGGAGGTCTTGGAAAAGGTCGGCGCGGAGCTTGCCGCGGCCGGAGGCACGGTCCTGCCGATCACGTGCGACGTCACCCAACCCGATCAGGTGAACCGAATGGTCGAGCGGGTGACCACGGAGTTGGGTGGCATCGACATCGCCGTTTGCAACGCCGGGATCATCACCCTGAAGGCCATGCTGGACATGTCGCCGGAGGAGTTCCAGGCCATCCAGGACACCAATGTGAACGGCGTATTCCTCACCGCGCAGGCGGCGGCCCGGGCGATGGTCGGCCAGGGCCGCGGCGGCGCGATCATCACCACGGCCTCGATGTCGGGCCACATCATCAACGTCCCGCAGCAGGCGGGCCACTACTGCACCTCCAAAGCCGCGGTCATCCACCTGACCAAGGCGATGGCCGTCGAGCTCGCGCCGCACAACATCCGGGTGAACAGCGTCAGCCCGGGCTACATCCTCACCGAACTCGTCGAACCGATGGTGGAGTACCACCGGCTATGGGAGCCGAAAATCCCGCTCGGCCGCATCGGCCGGCCGGAGGAACTCGTCGGCCTCTACGTCTATCTGGCCAGCGACGCATCCAGCTACATGACCGGTTCGGACGTCGTCATCGACGGCGGCTACACCATCCCGTGA
- a CDS encoding TIGR00366 family protein has product MTTTKSEHVERRGGLMQRLTMLCVRYVERLMPDPYLFAVILTLIVVGLVALLVRGATPSGVLKAWYGGVWGAQNIFTFAFQMVLILVTGYTLAEAPVVKRAIIRLASKPTNQVQGALLCFGVSSVFSLLNWGLGLVAGALVARQVAKRLSGVHFGYLIATGFMGYLVWTQGLSSSIALANTDTTSPINVIHKMTGMTVPLGMTIFQPYSWVAVIAMVALVGVTIWRMEPDESLEPDPAVFDEEPVADPPQGTPTFAERLENLWILNVLVFAAGITYFVLSGFALNISSMIMLFTVTSALLHGTPIRFIRAFSGAAKVSGPLLLQYPLYGGIAGLLGYLPAGSGRALQTVLAEALVRGADQYTLPFLTFVGSVLISLFVPSGGGHWAVQGPIAVGSALAIGQHSPAYLGLISMSVAVGEGVANMIQPFWLLPVLAIAKLNVRQVMGFTVIAFLIGFAVAGASVLIAPHVL; this is encoded by the coding sequence ATGACGACCACGAAAAGCGAACATGTCGAGCGTCGCGGCGGCCTCATGCAGCGCCTCACGATGCTCTGCGTCCGGTATGTCGAACGCTTGATGCCGGACCCGTATTTGTTCGCGGTCATTTTGACTCTGATCGTGGTCGGACTTGTTGCGTTACTCGTCCGGGGGGCGACACCTTCCGGCGTTCTCAAGGCGTGGTACGGCGGCGTCTGGGGAGCGCAGAACATCTTCACCTTCGCGTTCCAGATGGTGCTGATCCTGGTCACCGGTTACACGCTGGCCGAGGCGCCCGTCGTGAAGCGGGCCATCATTCGTCTCGCCAGCAAGCCGACGAACCAGGTTCAGGGCGCCCTGCTGTGCTTCGGCGTCAGCAGCGTCTTCTCGTTGTTGAACTGGGGGCTGGGCCTGGTGGCCGGTGCGCTGGTTGCGCGCCAGGTGGCAAAGCGGCTGTCCGGTGTGCATTTCGGCTACCTGATCGCGACCGGGTTTATGGGCTACCTGGTCTGGACGCAGGGTTTGTCCTCGTCGATCGCGCTGGCCAACACCGATACGACCAGTCCTATCAACGTGATTCACAAGATGACCGGAATGACCGTGCCGTTGGGGATGACGATCTTCCAGCCCTATAGCTGGGTCGCCGTGATCGCCATGGTCGCACTGGTCGGCGTCACGATCTGGCGGATGGAGCCGGATGAAAGTCTCGAGCCCGATCCCGCGGTGTTCGACGAAGAGCCCGTTGCGGATCCGCCGCAGGGCACGCCGACCTTCGCCGAGCGGCTGGAAAACCTCTGGATCCTCAACGTTCTTGTATTTGCCGCGGGCATAACGTATTTCGTACTGAGCGGCTTCGCGCTGAACATCTCGTCGATGATCATGCTGTTCACCGTCACCAGTGCCTTGCTGCATGGTACGCCGATCCGGTTCATCCGCGCGTTTTCCGGCGCGGCGAAGGTGTCCGGCCCGCTGCTGCTGCAATATCCCCTGTACGGCGGAATCGCCGGTCTGCTCGGCTATTTGCCGGCCGGCTCGGGCCGAGCGTTGCAGACCGTGCTCGCCGAGGCCCTGGTGCGCGGCGCCGATCAGTACACTCTCCCATTCCTGACATTCGTCGGCTCCGTACTCATCTCGTTGTTCGTACCTTCCGGCGGCGGGCACTGGGCGGTGCAGGGGCCGATCGCGGTGGGCTCGGCGCTGGCCATCGGCCAGCACTCGCCGGCTTACCTCGGGCTGATCTCGATGTCGGTAGCCGTCGGTGAGGGCGTCGCGAACATGATTCAGCCGTTCTGGCTGTTGCCGGTGCTCGCGATCGCGAAGCTCAATGTGCGCCAGGTGATGGGCTTTACGGTGATCGCGTTCCTGATCGGTTTCGCGGTGGCCGGCGCCTCGGTCCTCATTGCGCCCCACGTCTTGTGA
- a CDS encoding serine hydrolase domain-containing protein, translating to MCAVLLSLCSCARPTAAPAAKPGPTTTSPVVPTKDNSLTKADSQRVLEDAVNAATPGCSAAVGSQGTVVWTGVRGIADTATGAKITADTVFDIGSVSKQFTATAILLLADAGKLTLNDPLSQHMPEFPNWASTVSIAQLIHQTSGIPEYEGLLVKQGFGIGDRTTQEQALQAVAAVPQLAFKPGSGFRYSDSNYLLLGEIVHRVSGQPLPQFLSAQIFDPLGLGMVMDPVGEVPHKAVSYAGGSDGYRMTTSAWEQVGDGAVQASPSQLVQWGDNYRTGRVGGPKLLEAQLAGAVEIGPGIPVRYGAGIYLKADGTLDHDGASPGFVTAFRVSKDRQTSVAVSCNTDDQIPEALADSIAKLWM from the coding sequence ATGTGCGCGGTCCTGTTGTCGCTCTGCAGCTGCGCCAGGCCAACCGCTGCCCCCGCGGCCAAACCCGGTCCGACGACGACTAGCCCCGTCGTCCCGACCAAGGACAACTCACTGACCAAGGCCGACAGTCAGCGGGTGCTCGAAGACGCGGTCAACGCCGCGACGCCCGGCTGCTCGGCCGCGGTGGGTTCCCAGGGGACCGTCGTGTGGACCGGCGTGCGCGGGATCGCCGACACGGCGACGGGCGCAAAGATCACCGCGGACACCGTGTTCGACATCGGCTCGGTGTCCAAGCAGTTCACCGCCACCGCGATCCTGTTGCTCGCCGACGCGGGAAAGCTGACACTGAACGACCCGCTCTCCCAGCACATGCCGGAATTCCCCAACTGGGCGTCCACCGTCTCGATCGCCCAGTTGATCCACCAAACCAGCGGCATCCCCGAATACGAAGGCCTGCTGGTGAAGCAGGGGTTCGGCATCGGTGACCGGACCACGCAGGAGCAGGCGTTGCAGGCGGTGGCGGCGGTGCCGCAGCTGGCTTTCAAGCCTGGCAGCGGATTCCGGTATTCCGACTCCAACTATCTGTTGCTCGGCGAGATCGTCCATCGGGTGTCGGGCCAGCCGCTGCCGCAGTTCCTCAGCGCGCAGATCTTTGACCCGCTGGGTCTGGGAATGGTGATGGATCCGGTCGGCGAGGTCCCGCACAAGGCGGTCTCCTATGCGGGCGGCAGCGATGGATACCGGATGACCACTTCGGCGTGGGAGCAGGTCGGCGACGGCGCGGTCCAGGCCTCACCCAGCCAGCTGGTGCAGTGGGGCGACAACTACCGGACCGGTCGCGTGGGCGGGCCCAAGCTGCTCGAGGCGCAACTGGCGGGGGCGGTGGAAATTGGACCCGGCATCCCGGTGCGCTACGGCGCCGGCATCTACCTCAAGGCCGACGGCACGCTCGACCACGACGGCGCCTCGCCCGGCTTCGTCACGGCGTTCCGCGTCAGCAAGGACCGGCAGACCTCGGTTGCCGTCAGCTGCAACACCGACGACCAGATCCCCGAAGCGCTGGCCGACTCGATCGCGAAGCTCTGGATGTAG
- a CDS encoding serine hydrolase domain-containing protein, whose translation MAKRPALLVAIVLLLSACGGGQQAAPKTSPAGPANTDAAKGGSQKVLNDAIDEGAPGCSAAVGVKGTVVWTGVRGLADLATEDPLTADTVFDIASVSKQFTATALLLLVDAGKLSLDDLLSRHLPELPSWAGTVNVGQLMHQTSGIPDYVGLLEAQGFAFGDRTTQQQAVLAVAAMPKLTFAPGSRFEYSNSNYLLLGEIVRRVSAEPLPQFLAEQIFGPLGLAMVVDPTGPIPGKAVAYEADSDDYHATTTGWEQVGDGGIQTTPTQLVHWADNYRTGRVGGTTLLEAQLSGAVPTDPGGGDKYGAGIFLLANGTLDHDGEWGGYVTAFRVSKDRTTSVAISCNTDEQDPEALAGSIANLWM comes from the coding sequence ATGGCGAAACGCCCGGCGCTGCTTGTCGCGATCGTGTTGCTGCTCAGCGCCTGCGGCGGCGGTCAGCAGGCGGCGCCGAAAACCAGCCCGGCGGGCCCCGCGAACACTGACGCCGCGAAGGGCGGCAGTCAGAAAGTGCTCAATGATGCGATCGACGAGGGCGCACCGGGCTGCTCGGCCGCGGTGGGGGTCAAGGGCACGGTCGTCTGGACGGGGGTGCGCGGCCTGGCCGACCTGGCGACCGAAGACCCGCTCACCGCGGACACGGTGTTCGATATCGCGTCGGTGTCCAAGCAGTTCACCGCGACTGCGCTGCTGTTGCTGGTCGATGCCGGCAAGCTCTCGCTCGACGACCTGTTGTCCCGGCACCTGCCCGAGCTGCCGTCGTGGGCCGGCACCGTCAACGTCGGGCAATTGATGCACCAGACCAGCGGCATACCCGACTACGTGGGACTGCTCGAGGCGCAGGGGTTTGCGTTCGGCGACCGCACCACCCAGCAGCAGGCAGTACTCGCGGTGGCCGCCATGCCGAAGCTGACGTTCGCACCCGGCTCCCGGTTCGAGTACTCGAATTCCAACTACCTCCTGCTCGGCGAGATCGTCCGCCGGGTTTCGGCCGAACCGTTGCCGCAGTTCCTGGCCGAACAGATCTTCGGTCCGCTCGGCCTGGCCATGGTGGTCGATCCAACCGGACCGATTCCCGGCAAGGCCGTCGCCTACGAAGCGGACAGCGACGACTACCACGCCACCACCACCGGCTGGGAACAGGTCGGCGACGGCGGCATCCAGACCACACCCACCCAACTCGTCCATTGGGCCGACAATTATCGGACCGGCCGCGTGGGTGGCACCACCTTGCTCGAGGCACAACTGAGCGGGGCAGTGCCGACCGATCCGGGCGGCGGTGACAAGTACGGCGCGGGAATCTTCCTGCTGGCCAACGGAACACTCGATCACGACGGCGAATGGGGCGGCTACGTCACGGCGTTTCGGGTGAGCAAGGACCGAACGACGTCGGTGGCGATCAGCTGCAACACCGATGAGCAGGATCCGGAAGCCCTGGCCGGCTCGATAGCAAACCTCTGGATGTAG
- a CDS encoding allophanate hydrolase, whose protein sequence is MKPSAAARLPPTARVLDAYRTIAEVDRPEVWITLRAQADVLADAGAVEQRLAAGECLPLAGLVVAVKDNIDVAGLPTTAGCREFAYQPATTAVAIERLRDAGAVVLGKTNLDQFGCGLAGTRSPYGAVRNSHHPDLVSGGSSSGSAVAVALGIADIGIGTDTAGSVRVPAALNGLVGIKPTLGIIPTHGVVPACASYDAVCVLADDLTLAAAAVAVMAGPDQRDPRGRPWPADVRLSAPDVPRLAIPQAANLAALRPDYRDAFEQSVRLALDTGCSVKPIDISVLLDAALLLYDGAIVAERYMAVGEFLDTAPASADPVVASIITAAREVTGPDFAADLNALTRARADAARLLDGFDALLLPTTTEHPSRSEVSADPVGISRRMGTYTNFCNLLDMAAVTVPVAPTPAGTPFGVTIVVPAFDDQIAADIGARLTGTESGLLIQTGCELAVFGAHRRGQPLHGQLEQLGARFVGQVATTDARRGELFRISEAGLGHFLSALSAPMALTRIELDDGRTVIGVIG, encoded by the coding sequence GTGAAGCCGTCAGCCGCAGCGCGCCTGCCGCCCACCGCGCGGGTGCTCGACGCGTATCGCACGATCGCCGAGGTGGACCGGCCCGAGGTCTGGATCACGTTGCGTGCACAGGCCGATGTGCTCGCCGATGCCGGAGCCGTCGAACAACGTCTCGCCGCCGGAGAGTGCTTGCCCTTGGCGGGACTGGTGGTCGCGGTCAAGGACAACATCGATGTGGCGGGACTACCGACCACCGCTGGGTGCCGCGAGTTTGCGTATCAGCCGGCCACCACCGCGGTCGCCATCGAACGACTCCGCGACGCGGGAGCGGTCGTGCTCGGCAAGACGAACCTCGATCAATTCGGTTGCGGTTTGGCCGGTACCCGCAGTCCCTATGGCGCCGTGCGTAATTCGCATCATCCGGACCTGGTCTCGGGCGGGTCGAGTTCCGGTTCCGCCGTCGCCGTAGCGCTGGGCATCGCCGACATCGGCATCGGCACCGACACCGCGGGATCGGTTCGGGTTCCCGCCGCGCTCAACGGTCTGGTCGGCATCAAACCCACCCTCGGGATCATCCCCACCCACGGCGTCGTCCCGGCATGCGCGAGCTACGACGCCGTCTGCGTGCTTGCCGACGACCTCACCCTGGCCGCCGCCGCGGTCGCCGTGATGGCCGGACCCGACCAGCGCGACCCCCGCGGCCGCCCCTGGCCTGCCGACGTCCGTCTCTCGGCGCCCGATGTGCCACGGCTGGCGATCCCGCAAGCCGCGAACCTCGCTGCCCTTCGCCCCGACTACCGCGACGCGTTCGAGCAATCCGTGCGCCTGGCTCTCGATACCGGGTGCAGCGTCAAACCGATCGACATCTCCGTCCTGCTGGATGCGGCCCTGCTGCTCTACGACGGTGCGATCGTCGCCGAGCGATACATGGCGGTCGGAGAGTTTCTCGACACCGCACCGGCGAGCGCCGATCCCGTTGTTGCGTCGATCATTACCGCGGCGCGCGAGGTCACCGGTCCCGACTTCGCCGCCGACCTGAACGCGTTGACACGCGCCCGCGCCGATGCGGCTCGCCTGCTCGACGGTTTCGATGCGTTGCTGCTGCCCACCACCACCGAACATCCCAGCCGCAGTGAGGTAAGCGCCGACCCCGTCGGGATCAGCCGTCGGATGGGCACTTACACCAACTTCTGCAATCTGCTCGACATGGCCGCGGTCACCGTTCCCGTCGCGCCGACACCGGCCGGCACCCCGTTCGGCGTGACGATCGTGGTGCCCGCCTTCGACGACCAAATCGCCGCCGACATCGGCGCACGATTGACCGGCACCGAGTCCGGACTGTTGATCCAAACCGGCTGCGAGCTAGCGGTATTCGGCGCCCACCGGCGGGGACAGCCGCTGCACGGGCAGCTCGAGCAACTCGGCGCCCGATTCGTGGGGCAGGTCGCGACGACCGATGCCCGCCGCGGCGAGTTGTTCCGGATCTCCGAAGCCGGCCTGGGGCACTTCCTGTCGGCCCTGTCCGCGCCGATGGCCTTGACCCGCATCGAACTCGACGACGGCCGTACGGTCATCGGCGTGATTGGCTGA